From a region of the Nonlabens sp. Hel1_33_55 genome:
- a CDS encoding AAA family ATPase: protein MSKTLDKIAEELRDANKKIQLLYAFNGTGKTRLSREFRLLIDPKDTGEDEDEQEPSGIKIMYYNAFTEDLFYWDNDLDADTNRKLIIRPNGFTNLALPFLKDQGLDNNIATNFQRYTSDKITPIFNEDFSEVSFSFTAGGDSNENNIKISKGEESNFIWCVFFSLLEEIIQILNEADLSNRSTDIFEHLEYIFIDDPVSSLDDNHLIELAVIISKLVKRSESNLKFIISTHNPLFYNVISNELNTNILNPNFISKQETPDIEKWIYHVDKHSLRYIFNKYEDGRYDLNVLGRKTPFSYHLQLLREIQTIKNTPNLLKKYHLNFLRNILEKTATFLGRSRWEHLLPKVNGEPDPHLNRLLNLSSHSAHAGEEIGELQENDRGKLIELVKYLESNYKFSELIQQNEAV from the coding sequence ATGAGTAAGACATTAGACAAAATTGCTGAAGAGTTGAGAGATGCAAATAAAAAGATACAGCTCCTTTATGCCTTTAACGGAACAGGAAAAACACGTTTATCCCGTGAATTTAGATTATTAATAGACCCTAAAGATACTGGAGAAGATGAAGATGAGCAGGAGCCTTCTGGAATTAAAATCATGTATTATAATGCATTTACAGAAGACCTATTCTATTGGGATAATGATTTAGATGCTGATACTAACAGGAAATTAATAATACGACCTAATGGCTTTACAAATCTAGCTTTACCGTTTCTAAAAGATCAAGGGTTAGATAATAATATTGCAACTAACTTTCAACGCTATACCAGTGATAAAATAACTCCAATATTTAATGAAGATTTTTCGGAAGTTTCATTTTCTTTTACTGCAGGAGGTGATAGCAATGAAAACAACATAAAAATTTCAAAAGGAGAAGAAAGTAATTTTATTTGGTGTGTATTCTTTAGTTTACTGGAAGAAATTATACAAATTTTAAATGAAGCTGATTTAAGTAATCGCTCTACCGACATTTTTGAGCATTTAGAATATATTTTTATAGACGACCCTGTAAGCTCACTTGATGACAATCACCTTATAGAATTAGCAGTGATTATATCGAAATTAGTAAAAAGGAGTGAATCTAATCTTAAGTTTATTATTTCAACGCACAATCCTTTGTTTTACAATGTTATCTCTAATGAGCTAAATACTAACATTCTAAACCCTAATTTTATTAGCAAACAAGAAACTCCAGATATTGAAAAATGGATTTATCACGTAGATAAGCATTCCTTGAGATACATCTTTAATAAATATGAAGATGGTAGATATGATTTGAATGTATTGGGAAGAAAAACTCCTTTTTCATATCACTTACAACTTCTAAGGGAAATTCAAACCATTAAAAACACACCCAACCTATTAAAAAAATATCATCTTAATTTCTTAAGAAATATCTTGGAAAAAACAGCTACTTTTTTGGGTCGATCTAGATGGGAGCATTTGTTACCAAAAGTAAATGGTGAGCCTGACCCTCATTTAAATCGCCTTTTGAATCTATCAAGTCATTCTGCTCATGCTGGTGAAGAAATTGGCGAACTTCAAGAAAATGATAGAGGTAAGTTAATTGAATTGGTTAAATATTTAGAGAGTAATTATAAATTCTCAGAACTCATACAACAAAATGAAGCAGTATAA